One Castanea sativa cultivar Marrone di Chiusa Pesio chromosome 4, ASM4071231v1 DNA window includes the following coding sequences:
- the LOC142632478 gene encoding uncharacterized protein LOC142632478, giving the protein MCRAFPTTLKGPARICYSRLTPSSISTFKELGAQFVSHFIGGHRYKKSTACLMRIKQREGETMRSYIARFNKEALSIDEADDKILVVAFTNGLWKGKFLFSLYKNDPKTMSDVLYRVTKYMNSEDTLLAREEKPRKRERQEDARSDKGRKMARTGERRED; this is encoded by the coding sequence atgtgtagggccTTCCCCACTACGCTGAAAGGACCTGCGAGGATATGTTATAGCAGACTGACGCCCAGCTCCATTAGCACTTTTAAGGAGTTAGGCGCTCAATTCGTGTCACACTTTATTGGGGGTCACCGATACAAGAAATCCACTGCATGCCTAATGAGAATCAAGCAAAGGGAGGGCGAGACGATGAGATCGTACATTGCTCGCTTTAACAAAGAAGCTCTCTCAATCGACGAAGCagacgacaagatactcgtaGTAGCCTTCACAAATGGGCTGtggaagggtaagttcttattttccctataTAAGAATGACCCGAAGACCATGTCAGACGTACTTTACAGGGTGACTAAGTACATGAATTCGGAAGACACTCTGCTGGCCCGGGAAGAAAagcctagaaaaagggaaagacaggaagatgcaCGATCGGATAAAGGGCGGAAGATGGCTAGAACTGGAGAACGACGAGAGGATTGA